In Ferroacidibacillus organovorans, the genomic stretch GAATGGCATCCTGATCAAGGGCGGCGAAGCACTCGAACAGGCACATCGACTGACGGCGGTGATCCTTGACAAGACAGGGACGATTACGAGCGGTCGCCCGGAGGTGACAGACGTGGCTGCACTGTCTGATCGCGTGTGGGAGCGGGATCTGCTCGCATTGGCAGCCTCTGTTGAGCGCGAGTCGGAGCATCCGCTGGGCGCGGCGATCGTTTCTCATGCGCAAGCGCAGGGTCTGATTTTGCCGACGGCGAAAGATACAACGGCCATTCCGGGTTATGGCGTGCGCGCAATGGTGGAGGGCATGCTCGTGTTGATTGGCAACCGCGCCTTCATGGAGCGCGAAGGCGTTGTACTGGAGGACAAAGCGGACAGACAGGCGGACAGGCTTTGAGGAGATGGGCAAGACGGCGATGTGGGTGGCGCGCGAACGCGAACTGCTCGGAATCATCGCAGTGGCGGATGGGGTCAGAGAGACGTCGCGGCAGGCGATTGCAGAGATGACTTCGCTCGGGCTTTCGGTGTACATGCTGACGGGGGATAACCGCAAGACAGCACAGGCGATCGCCCAATCGGTTGGGATTTTGCAAGAGCGCGTTTTTGCGGAGGTGCTGCCTGAGCAAAAGGCGGAGATGGTCAAAAAGCTGCAAAGAGAAGGAAACGTGGTCGGCATGGTGGGGGATGGGATCAACGACGCCCCGGCGCTTGCCACTGCAGAGATCGGTTTTGCCATCGGATCGGGCACGGACGTAGCGATAGAGACGGCGGACATCGCGCTTTTGCGCGGGGATCTTTTGAGCGTAGTCACTGCGATCCGTCTCTCGAAGGCGACCATAAAAAAAAAGGGCAGGAAAAGGGAGTAGCCGAGCGTCTCTAACCTTTTGCGAAGAATTTCGTGTTGATCTCGCGCAAGCCATGAACACACAATTCCTGCCGTAAATCCGGCAAGGATTGATTCGGCACCGATGACACGTGCTGTCGCACCACAGATCATGACGATGGTGAGTGCGCCGCGCACGCCAAATGCGCTACGTCGCGCGAAGGGAATGCGACCGCGCATGCCACGCAAGAAAAGACGGCTCACAAAGTAGAGGAGAAATCCCAAGCTCGCCATGGTGATGAGTTGCATAGGAATGCTAAAGGGAGTCGGTCGCGTTGGAAGCGCAATGCCAATCAAGGTGGCAGTCGCAATGTCTGCGGTTACGGCGGTGAGGAGAATCAGTTGCCCAAAGCGTGACGCAGAGAGTCCGCGTTCGTGAAGGACGGGTACCAGGATGCCAAGGGATGTCGTCGCAAAGATAAACGAGCTAAGCAGTGGATCGGATGACCATCCAAGATGAATAAGCAAACGCCCTGCCAGAATCGAGAGCGCTGCGGTCTGCGCAAAGATCGAAAAATGAGCAAATAAGAGATGCGGGCCGTTTCATTGTTTCCTCTTTTGGATGGGCGAATCTCCAGTCCCGCCAAAAACATGAGATAGAGCAGTCCGAGTGAAGACGCGTCGTGAAACCAGCTGGGGATAGGAAGTGCATGCAGTCCTGATTTGCCAAGGGAGATGCCAAGCAGTAACTCGAGAACGGCTGTTGGCAGGCGGAGTTTGGGAAACAAGGCGGTAAAGGTCGATGCGGCGATTGCAATCACGCAAATCAAAGCAAACAGGACAAAAGGTTCCGTGTGCATGCGAAACCTCCTTATGAGTTTGTACGTCTTCTGGACAGGCGTCTCTTCTATCAACTCTATGCATTTCGATCTCCTTTCCATGCCATTCATAGATTCACGCAATGAGTCATAGAATCTAGCAACGACATATGACCTAAGGTGATCAATGATGGCGCGATGGACCTATGTAAAGACGTGGGATGGACGATTTGAAAAATGATAGAAAACGCCGAGAAAATTCCATGGATACATGCGAATTCGCGAAGTGGCGACAACCGCCACTGCAGCGTACGTTCGCCGCCGCGCAAGAAAAATGTGCTGGGGTTTCATCTGGGCGCTCGCCGTGCGCGTCATGTAAAACGGCAAACTCATGCGCAAAAACCTGTGCAAACACTGGGAGATGTCATTCTATACGCGCTTGCCATCGGACTTTTTCTTGGCGCGCTTTTGACGGCGCTTTTGCACAGCCTGCCGGTGAGCAAAACGGAACAAAACGCACAGAAACTCACGCAATCTCTTTCCTCTGCTTGGATAAAAGAGGCTGTAGCGGCACATGCGTTTATTTTGCCGAATGTTTCCGTCTATCTGTACCAGTCTGGCTTGTACGGGAATCGCGTGCGTGCGCAGTCGGCAGTAAGTGATCTGGCACAAAGTGGCGTGCATGCAGTCATGGGAAATTCAAAGCCCATACCTGTCTATGTGGGAATGACACTTGCAAACCCAAAGATCACGTCGTTTTCCAGCTATTTAAACAACCGCGAAGTGCCGTTTTTGTGAGTGAATCCTCGCTCCCTCAGCGCACCGTGCGGGCCAAGCAGGTTTCAGCCAAGCTGCTGTCACAAACTGAAGAATTATTGGTTCTTGATGTCGATCTCATGCTTTCTCTCGCGCAGCAACCAACGCTCCATCAGCAAACTCTCCTTGACTTGACACATCAGATCAAACAGGATCTTGCATACTTAAAATCAGGGGCTGGTCTCCCGTCTGCTTTCAGGCGTCAATTGTTCAATTTTCAACAGGCGGTGTGGGAAGCGGTGGATGCGCCTGGGCAGGCAGGTGTCTATCATCAGGAACTCGTAATCGAGAGGCTGGCAAAAGCATATGTCCGCTATCAACAAATCGCATCGTCCTAGAGATGCAGAGCTCTTGCGCGCGTGAGCGTGTGAAAGCATCACTTGTGAAATTTATCAAAACTCGTACAGCACTTATCAGCTTGCTCGGATTGGAGTGGGCGTGTCGAGTTCCATCTCTTATACTAGAGCCAAAACCGAACGCTTCAGGAGGATCTCTGATTGAACCGAATTCTTTTGGCTTCTACCTCACCAAGGCGAACGCAATTGCTGACACAGATTGGCATCGCGCACGAAGCTGTGGCGCCAGACTATGAAGAAGAACATACAGCGAAACTACCACCGCATGAACTAGTGATGAAACTTGCTTGCGAAAAGGCGTTAAGTGTCGCCAGGATTTACTCGAACAGTATTGTGCTTGGTGCGGATACGCTGGTCTATGATGGAGATCAGCCTCTTGGAAAACCAGCGTCTGTCGAAGAGGCAAAGGCGATGCTGCGTCGATTGGCAGGAAAAACACATGATGTCTATACAGGTGTGGCGCTTGTTCAAGCGGATACCATGCGCTGTGAAATGGATTATCGACATGTGCGTGTGACAATGCGCATGCTGCGCGATGAAGAGATTGCGTGGTATGTTAATACGGGTGAGCCAATGGATAAGGCAGGGGCGTATAGCATTCAAGGGATCGGCGCTCCATTTATCACTGAAATCCACGGAGATTTTTATGCGGTTGTTGGATTGCCGCTCTCCTTGACGGTTGATCTGTTTGCACGGTTAGAAATTTCTAATCTTCCCCTACAGGGGGAAATGCTGAATGACCGAGCGTGGCGCGCAAGAACGTGGTACACTGATGATGGATCGACCGCTGACAGAGCGACCGCGAGAACGAATGATGCAGTACGGCGCACAGTCGCTCTCCACGAGCGAGTTGCTTGCCCTTCTCTTGGGAACGGGACGGCGCGGTGTATCCGCGCTTGATCTTGCGGATGACCTGCTCTCACGAATGGGTGGACTTCGAGAACTTTTGGAGGCGGATGTTCGCGAGTTGCGTCAAATTCCGGGCGTTGGCCGCGCGAAAGCCCTTGCCGTTCTTGCGGCGATTGAATTGGGGCGCAGGGTATCTGCACTCGGAGGTGAAGCGATCGCCAAGATTGGCTCGCCAAAGGATGCGGCGGATTATGTGATGGACAAGCTGCGCTTCCTTAAAAAGAACATTTCTTTACGATACACCTCGACACGAAGCATCAAATCATCGGAGAAGAAACGGTGTCCGTAGGGTCCTTGAACGCTTCGATTGTCCACCCGCGCGAAATCTTCAAAACACCTTTGCGCCGCAGCGCGGCAGCAATTATCTGCGCACATAACCATCCCTCAGGCGATCCCACACCGAGTCCTGAGGATATCAGTGTGACGCAGCGTTTGGTTCGCGCTGGTTCGATTCTTGGGATCGAAGTTTTGGATCATATTGTCATCGGTGACAAACGATATATAAGCTTGCGTGAACGTGGTTTCATGGACGCGGCGATTGAAATGGAATAGACAAAGGAGCGTTTAATCAGGATGTTTGGTAATTTGCGGGATATGGGCATTGATCTTGGTACGGCGAATACACTTGTTTATATGAAAGGGCGCGGCATCGTGCTGCGCGAGCCGTCTGTTGTAGCGATGCGTACAGACACAGGCGGAATTCGCGCCGTGGGTGAAGAGGCCAAGAAAATGATCGGTCGCACGCCTGGGAACATCGTGGCGGTGCGCCCGATGAAAGATGGTGTCATTGCAGACTTTGAGACGACGACGACGATGCTCAAATATTTCATTCGTCAGGCGCTTAAGAAAAATCCGTCTTTGCGGGAAAGCCTAGAGTGATTGTCTGTGTCCCGTCAGGAATTACGGCAGTCGAGAACCGCGCAGTGCTCGACGCAACTCTTCAGGCTGGTGCGCGCGAGGCGCAAACGATTGAAGAACCCATGGCTGCAGCAATTGGTGCGGGGTTACCAGTGGGTGAACCGACTGGCAGCATGGTGGTCGATATCGGAGGCGGTACGACGGAGGTTGCGATTATCTCACTTGGCGGAATTGTGACGAGCCGCTCCATTCGCGTCGCAGGTGACGAGATGGATGAGGCGATCATGAACCACATCAAGCGCAACTACAACTTGATGGTGGGAGAGCGTACGGCAGAGGAACTTAAAATTTCTATCGGTTCGGCGTTAGAGCACGAAGCCGGAGAAGAGATTGACATTCGCGGGCGCGATTTGGTTACCGGCTTGCCAAAGACGGTCACGATTACTGCGCAAGAGATGGCAAGCGCCCTTCACGACACCGTGGCGAGTATTCTTGAGGCGGTGAAGGTTACGCTTGAAAAATCACCGCCAGAACTCGCTGCAGACATCATGGATCGCGGGATCGTTCTAACGGGCGGTGGAGCGCTTCTTCGCAATCTTGACAGGCATTTGGCGCGTGAGACGGGCATGCCTGTTTTTGTCGCGGATAATCCGCTGGATTGTGTAGCGATTGGTACCGGCAAGGCTCTTGACAATATTGAGATGCTGCGCGACCGCCGGGCGTATGGCCAGCGTAGACGGGCCAGATAACCGAGGGTAAGGGAGAGGCGCGGTCGTGAGTAGACTTTTTCGGGTGGTCGACTGCTCGGCTTTCTTGCCGGACTGATCGTCTTGTTTATTGTGGCGGCAGTCACGCTTCACAATCGAGCGTTTCGCTCATCGTGGCCTGAGCGCGCTGTACGCGATGTGACATCAATTGTGAGTGAGTGGCTTTATACACCAACGTTTCAAGTAGAAACCTTTTTCTCGAGAATCAAAGATCTGACGACACTTTATCAGGAAAATAGCGCGTTGCAGGCGCTGGTTGCCAAGGACGCGGCGTTACAAATCTCTCTTGATCAAACGCAGCAGGAAAATGCGCAACTCAGACAAATGGTGGGTTATCGTTCGGCGAATCCACAGTACAAGTTGATTGCGGCACGTGTGACGGGCCGCAGTCCGCTAACGTGGGACTCAGACATCACGATTTCTGTTGGAAAAACGCAGGTGTTGCGCGCGACATGCCCGTTTTAAACCAGAACGGGGCGCTGGTTGGACGGATTACTTCATCCTCAAATCTAAGTAGTGTTGTCTCGCTGCTTACTTCAAGTGCCAGTGCGGACGGCGTTTCGGCAAACATTGTCAACGGGAAACAGGCAACATTTGGCATCGTCTCGGGCAATGCGACAGTGCCAAACGATTTGCTGATGCAGTTTATTTCGCAAATGTCGACTAACGCACGCGTCGGGGATCTTGTCGTCACATCCGGATTATCTAATATGTATCCGCGCGGCATCTTGATCGGAAAGGTACAGTCCTTTCAACTCGATGGGACCGGGATTACAAAATCTGCCGTGATCGCTCCTGCCGCAAATTTTAATGCGATTGACTATGTGTTTGTGCTTGTTCCAAAACCGGGACAGGTGATTCCATGAGGTCAACCCTACTTTTTGTTGCGTTTTTGATTTGCATGTTTGGTTGAGTCGACCGTGTTTCGCGCGCCGACACTCTCTGAGTACGCGCCAAACCTTGTCGTCATCGGCCTTGTCATGACGGGGCTTTTGCGAACCCCGCGCATGGGCCTGTTGTTTGGGCTTGGCATTGGCCTGATTCAGGACATTGACTATGGACGTTTTCTCGGAGAGACTGCGTTTGCGTATGCCGTGATTGGTTATTTGGCAGGCTATTTTCGGCATCTGGTTTTGCGGGAGAGCGCGCTTCTGGCCATTTTGGTGACTGGGCTTGCGTCTGAGTTGTTTGCGTGGGTAACCTATGGCGAGGCAAGGCTTTTGGAGGCGTCCGGTACGACGCTGCACGAAGTGATTCGCAGTTCCAGCAAAACGGCGCTCGTCTCCATGTTTTTGTGTTGCTGCTCTACGCAACCGTATCCGCAAGGCTTTTAAAGAAAAAGAAGGTCAGTTATCACGACGCGACTGCCGACGGCACTTCATGAACGTCTGTAGGACTCGCGACTGTTTTTGTAGACTGGGTAGGAACGGGAATTCCTTCACAGGTGAATGATGCATGGATCGAGATGCAAAAGACGATGAGAAGTGGGAAGAGTGTCAACGACGGTTTCGCGCGCTATGGCTTCTTATTGTCGTGCCGGCTGTAATGTTGGTCTTTCGTCTCGGGGATATGCAGTGCCGAAGAAGTGCGGAGTACCTCGCAGCGGGTGTGCGCAATCGTGTTGACAGCTATTCAACGCCTGCACCGCGCGGCAGAATCGTGGACGTCTCGGGACATGTCATGGCGTATGACTCTCCGTCCTTTAGCGTGATCTACACGAGATCGGGTCGCCCTGTCGACGCGGTGGCAAAAAGCTTGTCAAGTGTATTGCGCATCCCGCTTGAAGAACTCAAACGTCGGTTGAAATCCGATGGTACGGGGAGTGTACACACGCTTGTCGAAAGTCGTGTATCTGCACGCGCGGTTTCCTATATTCGAGAACACCAGTCTGATTTGCCTGGCGTGCGCATCATTTCAGATTCGATTCGCAATTATCCTGACGCAGATACAGCCTGTCACATCCTTGGGTACATCAACGCGATCCCTCCACAGCGCATCGAGCAGTTGGTGACAAAGGAACATTTTCCGCCATCCACACGCGTAGGGTGGGCGGGCGTCGAGCGTTACTATGATGATGCGCTGCGAGGAAAACCTGGTCGCATCGTGATGGAGGTGGACAGCCGCAATGTACCTTTGCACGC encodes the following:
- a CDS encoding penicillin-binding transpeptidase domain-containing protein, which encodes MDRDAKDDEKWEECQRRFRALWLLIVVPAVMLVFRLGDMQCRRSAEYLAAGVRNRVDSYSTPAPRGRIVDVSGHVMAYDSPSFSVIYTRSGRPVDAVAKSLSSVLRIPLEELKRRLKSDGTGSVHTLVESRVSARAVSYIREHQSDLPGVRIISDSIRNYPDADTACHILGYINAIPPQRIEQLVTKEHFPPSTRVGWAGVERYYDDALRGKPGRIVMEVDSRNVPLHALPYCHDASKGSDLVLTLDHAYERSIQNLLTDQVRYLKSHGHRGINHAMAIAISPQDGSILALASYPYYKPQWFSQGISYQTYQNGFAPAERNWVTQAPIAPGSTMKPLTALFAYNQRAITLKEKLTVTVR
- a CDS encoding Maf family protein: MNRILLASTSPRRTQLLTQIGIAHEAVAPDYEEEHTAKLPPHELVMKLACEKALSVARIYSNSIVLGADTLVYDGDQPLGKPASVEEAKAMLRRLAGKTHDVYTGVALVQADTMRCEMDYRHVRVTMRMLRDEEIAWYVNTGEPMDKAGAYSIQGIGAPFITEIHGDFYAVVGLPLSLTVDLFARLEISNLPLQGEMLNDRAWRARTWYTDDGSTADRATARTNDAVRRTVALHERVACPSLGNGTARCIRA
- the mreD gene encoding rod shape-determining protein MreD, translating into MVESTVFRAPTLSEYAPNLVVIGLVMTGLLRTPRMGLLFGLGIGLIQDIDYGRFLGETAFAYAVIGYLAGYFRHLVLRESALLAILVTGLASELFAWVTYGEARLLEASGTTLHEVIRSSSKTALVSMFLCCCSTQPYPQGF
- the mreC gene encoding rod shape-determining protein MreC — protein: MFIVAAVTLHNRAFRSSWPERAVRDVTSIVSEWLYTPTFQVETFFSRIKDLTTLYQENSALQALVAKDAALQISLDQTQQENAQLRQMVGYRSANPQYKLIAARVTGRSPLTWDSDITISVGKTQVLRATCPF
- the mreC gene encoding rod shape-determining protein MreC; the protein is MPVLNQNGALVGRITSSSNLSSVVSLLTSSASADGVSANIVNGKQATFGIVSGNATVPNDLLMQFISQMSTNARVGDLVVTSGLSNMYPRGILIGKVQSFQLDGTGITKSAVIAPAANFNAIDYVFVLVPKPGQVIP
- a CDS encoding HAD-IC family P-type ATPase; translation: MYWRTKRTDRRTGFEEMGKTAMWVARERELLGIIAVADGVRETSRQAIAEMTSLGLSVYMLTGDNRKTAQAIAQSVGILQERVFAEVLPEQKAEMVKKLQREGNVVGMVGDGINDAPALATAEIGFAIGSGTDVAIETADIALLRGDLLSVVTAIRLSKATIKKKGRKRE